A portion of the Rhinopithecus roxellana isolate Shanxi Qingling chromosome 19, ASM756505v1, whole genome shotgun sequence genome contains these proteins:
- the PIMREG gene encoding protein PIMREG isoform X1, which produces MASRWQSMGTSVRRRSLRHQEQLEDSKELQPGASHQETSAGALGSLCRQFQRRLPLRAVNLNLCTGPSWKRLETPEPGQQGLQAAARSAKSALGAMSQRIQESCQSGTKWLVETHVKARRRKRGAQKGSGSPTHSLNQKSTRLSGAAPAHSATDPWEKEHHHLSARMGSRAHPLRRSRREAAFRSPYSSTEPLCSPSESDSDPEPVGAGIQHLQKLSQELEEAIMAEERKQALSDRQVFVLKDVYASP; this is translated from the exons ATGGCTTCTCGGTGGCAGAGCATGGGGACCTCTGTGCGCCGGAGATCTCTCCGGCACCAGGAGCAGCTGGAGGACAGCAAGGAGCTGCAGCCTGGGGCCAGCCATCAGGAGACCTCTGCAGGGGCCCTGGGGTCTCTGTGCAGACAGTTCCAAAGGAGGCTGCCCCTGAGAGCCGTCAACCTCAACCTCTGCACAGGCCCCTCCTGGAAGCGCCTGGAAACCCCAGAGCCAGGTCAGCAGGGCCTCCAGGCTGCAGCTCGCTCAGCTAAGAGCGCTTTGGGTGCCATGTCCCAG AGAATCCAAGAGTCCTGCCAAAGTGGCACCAAGTGGCTGGTGGAAACGCACGTGAAGGCCAGGAGGCGGAAGAGAGGCGCACAGAAGGGCAGTGGATCCCCAACTCACAGCCTGAACCAGAAGAGCACTCGGCTGTCTGGAGCCGCCCCTGCCCACTCTGCCACAGACCCCTGGGAGAAGGAGCATCACCACCTCTCGGCCCGAATGGGCTCACGTGCCCACCCATTACGGCGGTCAAGGCGGGAGGCTGCCTTCCGGAGCCCCTACTCCTCAACAGAGCCCCTCTGCTCTCCCAG CGAATCTGACAGTGACCCAGAGCCTGTGGGGGCAGGAATCCAGCATCTCCAGAAGCTGTCCCAAGAGCTAGAGGAAGCCATTATGGCGGAAGAGAG GAAACAAGCCCTATCTGACCGCCAAGTCTTCGTACTCAAGGATGTCTATGCTTCCCCATGA
- the PIMREG gene encoding protein PIMREG isoform X2, whose translation MASRWQSMGTSVRRRSLRHQEQLEDSKELQPGASHQETSAGALGSLCRQFQRRLPLRAVNLNLCTGPSWKRLETPEPGQQGLQAAARSAKSALGAMSQRIQESCQSGTKWLVETHVKARRRKRGAQKGSGSPTHSLNQKSTRLSGAAPAHSATDPWEKEHHHLSARMGSRAHPLRRSRREAAFRSPYSSTEPLCSPSESDSDPEPVGAGIQHLQKLSQELEEAIMAEESGDIVSLIHD comes from the exons ATGGCTTCTCGGTGGCAGAGCATGGGGACCTCTGTGCGCCGGAGATCTCTCCGGCACCAGGAGCAGCTGGAGGACAGCAAGGAGCTGCAGCCTGGGGCCAGCCATCAGGAGACCTCTGCAGGGGCCCTGGGGTCTCTGTGCAGACAGTTCCAAAGGAGGCTGCCCCTGAGAGCCGTCAACCTCAACCTCTGCACAGGCCCCTCCTGGAAGCGCCTGGAAACCCCAGAGCCAGGTCAGCAGGGCCTCCAGGCTGCAGCTCGCTCAGCTAAGAGCGCTTTGGGTGCCATGTCCCAG AGAATCCAAGAGTCCTGCCAAAGTGGCACCAAGTGGCTGGTGGAAACGCACGTGAAGGCCAGGAGGCGGAAGAGAGGCGCACAGAAGGGCAGTGGATCCCCAACTCACAGCCTGAACCAGAAGAGCACTCGGCTGTCTGGAGCCGCCCCTGCCCACTCTGCCACAGACCCCTGGGAGAAGGAGCATCACCACCTCTCGGCCCGAATGGGCTCACGTGCCCACCCATTACGGCGGTCAAGGCGGGAGGCTGCCTTCCGGAGCCCCTACTCCTCAACAGAGCCCCTCTGCTCTCCCAG CGAATCTGACAGTGACCCAGAGCCTGTGGGGGCAGGAATCCAGCATCTCCAGAAGCTGTCCCAAGAGCTAGAGGAAGCCATTATGGCGGAAGAGAG TGGTGACATCGTCTCTCTCATTCATGACTGA